The Gammaproteobacteria bacterium genome window below encodes:
- a CDS encoding transglycosylase SLT domain-containing protein: MLLICLPLQIQAEFYVYKEDDGTSWITDRKMPQEKYTLMATIGRPTAVVSCRKMTPTKLEKRASSYTDTIEAYSIAYEVDPKLVKAIIATESCFDRKAISSVGARGLMQLMPATAKELGVKDSFNANQNIRGGIKYFSQMLTRFNDNTELALAAYNAGPNAVEKYGGIPPYAETKGYVKKVLKRYANYVAKSSTAAY, encoded by the coding sequence ATGTTACTCATTTGCCTGCCGTTGCAAATTCAAGCTGAATTTTATGTATATAAAGAGGACGATGGCACCAGTTGGATAACAGATCGAAAAATGCCACAGGAAAAATACACCCTTATGGCCACTATAGGCAGACCCACTGCCGTCGTGTCGTGTAGAAAGATGACTCCAACAAAATTAGAGAAACGTGCCAGCAGTTATACAGATACCATTGAAGCCTATTCCATCGCATACGAGGTTGATCCAAAGTTGGTTAAAGCAATTATTGCAACCGAATCATGCTTTGACCGTAAAGCAATCTCTTCTGTTGGCGCTCGAGGACTCATGCAACTGATGCCTGCTACGGCGAAAGAACTAGGCGTAAAGGATTCTTTCAATGCCAATCAAAATATCCGCGGCGGGATAAAATATTTCAGCCAAATGCTTACGCGATTTAATGACAATACGGAATTAGCGCTCGCAGCATATAATGCTGGCCCTAATGCAGTAGAAAAGTACGGCGGCATCCCGCCCTATGCAGAGACTAAAGGTTACGTAAAAAAGGTCTTAAAACGCTACGCAAATTATGTAGCGAAAAGTAGCACAGCGGCCTACTAG
- a CDS encoding DUF3445 domain-containing protein, which translates to MSVAKYYPFNGERGRLRLGLSTIECSEWIQYEDDFADRIKEKENLIKAQGKKVLDAVPASLAAQQELLNILLDNIQRYHAARFVVSDGEIASKNNNKRYIIASYENNPLELVSYLVADDFCLLEEVDEDYKLVAASICAPTWWTLAEKMGKSLASIHAPIANLEEKIGRMIRHFLKNLKVEDCYQRSNWFLFSRPDLCVFPNSFDMYESMVNVDLENIEDRLYLRSERQTFRRLENTNTIVFGIKVYVESISIVKKHPAIAKDLVIALNTMTAEQKHALGIEFVENSLVSYLQQYL; encoded by the coding sequence ATGTCTGTCGCAAAATACTATCCTTTTAATGGTGAGCGAGGGCGATTACGTCTTGGTCTGAGCACTATTGAATGTTCTGAATGGATTCAGTATGAAGATGATTTCGCTGATAGAATTAAAGAGAAAGAGAATCTTATAAAGGCTCAAGGTAAGAAAGTCTTGGATGCAGTGCCTGCTAGTCTTGCGGCGCAACAAGAGCTCTTGAATATCTTGCTGGATAATATACAACGCTACCATGCAGCTAGATTTGTGGTCTCTGATGGTGAAATTGCAAGCAAAAATAATAATAAACGTTACATTATCGCAAGTTATGAAAATAATCCGCTTGAGTTGGTAAGTTATTTGGTGGCAGACGATTTTTGTTTGTTAGAGGAGGTTGATGAAGATTATAAACTTGTTGCAGCATCTATTTGTGCACCAACATGGTGGACACTTGCAGAAAAAATGGGCAAGTCACTTGCAAGTATTCATGCTCCTATAGCAAATCTAGAAGAAAAAATTGGCCGTATGATTCGCCATTTTTTAAAGAACTTGAAGGTTGAAGATTGTTATCAGCGCTCAAATTGGTTTTTATTTTCGCGCCCTGATCTTTGCGTGTTCCCAAATAGTTTTGATATGTATGAAAGCATGGTTAATGTCGATCTAGAGAATATTGAAGATCGACTGTATCTGCGTAGCGAGCGACAAACTTTTCGTAGATTAGAGAACACAAATACCATTGTATTTGGCATTAAGGTGTATGTTGAGTCTATAAGCATTGTAAAAAAGCATCCTGCAATTGCAAAAGATTTAGTCATTGCGCTAAACACTATGACAGCAGAACAAAAACATGCTTTAGGAATTGAGTTTGTAGAAAATTCTCTTGTAAGTTATCTACAACAGTACTTGTAG
- the rplK gene encoding 50S ribosomal protein L11 has protein sequence MAKKVDAYIKLQVPASEANPSPPVGPALGQHGVNIMEFCKAFNAQTQNMEKGMPVPVVITVYTDKSFTFITKTPPAAILLKKAAGLAKGSGRPNTEKVGKVNRAQLEEIAKTKMPDITAADMDAAVRTIAGSARSMGIDVEGVS, from the coding sequence ATGGCTAAGAAAGTAGACGCATACATAAAATTACAGGTTCCTGCGAGTGAGGCAAACCCAAGTCCACCAGTGGGTCCTGCGCTAGGTCAACATGGCGTAAATATTATGGAGTTTTGCAAAGCATTTAACGCGCAAACTCAAAATATGGAAAAAGGCATGCCAGTACCTGTCGTAATTACTGTCTATACCGATAAGAGTTTTACGTTTATAACTAAAACACCACCTGCAGCCATCTTGCTTAAGAAAGCAGCAGGCTTAGCTAAAGGCAGTGGCCGTCCAAACACTGAAAAAGTTGGCAAAGTAAATCGTGCGCAACTTGAAGAAATTGCGAAGACAAAAATGCCTGATATCACTGCTGCCGATATGGATGCAGCCGTTCGCACCATTGCAGGAAGTGCTAGAAGTATGGGAATAGACGTTGAGGGAGTATCGTAA
- the nusG gene encoding transcription termination/antitermination protein NusG has translation MSMQWYVVHAYSGFENQVQRALGERIERLGMQEKFGEIMVPVEEVVEMREGQKRRSERKFFPGYVLVKMEMDDDSWHLVKDCPKVLGFIGGSSDKPAAISEAEAQNILQRMQEGVDAPKPKVLFEPGEVVRVTDGPFNDFNGVVEEVNYEKSRMLVAVQIFGRSTPVELEFGQVEKG, from the coding sequence ATGTCTATGCAATGGTATGTAGTGCATGCGTATTCTGGTTTTGAAAATCAGGTACAGCGAGCGTTAGGTGAAAGAATTGAGCGCCTAGGCATGCAGGAAAAGTTTGGCGAAATTATGGTGCCAGTTGAAGAAGTGGTAGAGATGCGAGAGGGGCAGAAGCGTCGCAGTGAACGAAAGTTTTTCCCCGGTTATGTTTTAGTAAAAATGGAAATGGACGACGACAGTTGGCACTTAGTGAAAGATTGTCCAAAAGTGCTTGGTTTTATTGGCGGTTCATCAGACAAGCCTGCGGCAATAAGTGAAGCAGAGGCTCAAAACATATTGCAGCGTATGCAAGAAGGTGTGGATGCGCCGAAACCGAAGGTTCTATTCGAGCCTGGAGAAGTGGTACGTGTTACCGATGGGCCATTCAATGATTTTAATGGCGTAGTTGAAGAAGTGAACTATGAAAAGAGTCGCATGTTAGTTGCAGTACAGATTTTTGGTCGATCGACTCCAGTTGAGCTTGAGTTTGGTCAGGTTGAGAAAGGCTAA
- a CDS encoding biotin--[acetyl-CoA-carboxylase] ligase → MAQILVNPKNCETVSEPLREKSIRRHLSAQDRDDIKSIHVFPNISSTNDYLLENALDCKQVSVCVAEQQTQGRGRYGHQWVSPAAVNLYLSMSWPLQVWRQEYETLSLWLLIAIAELLEKHGCKHIQLKWPNDVCVEGNKLAGILIERKVNQTRNNLIIGVGLNVAMSLNDNVEIETPWVDLISIKPDWQLSRNELAAELISSFLKTLAKLEENQLCDLNNKWRQYDMLMNKKIEFLHKEKINIGCVKGINNLGQIVLDINGKFEHMHSTYISEIKPIGNS, encoded by the coding sequence ATGGCACAAATTTTAGTTAACCCCAAGAATTGCGAAACGGTCTCTGAGCCATTGCGTGAGAAAAGTATTCGTAGGCATCTAAGTGCCCAGGATAGAGATGATATAAAATCTATACATGTCTTTCCAAATATTTCGTCTACAAATGATTATTTGCTAGAGAATGCACTAGATTGCAAGCAAGTTAGTGTGTGTGTGGCTGAGCAACAAACGCAAGGTCGAGGGCGATATGGGCATCAGTGGGTGTCTCCTGCAGCAGTAAATCTATACTTATCTATGTCATGGCCTTTGCAGGTTTGGAGGCAAGAATATGAAACGCTTAGCCTATGGTTGTTGATTGCTATTGCTGAGTTATTGGAAAAACACGGATGCAAGCATATTCAACTAAAATGGCCTAATGATGTTTGCGTGGAAGGCAATAAACTAGCTGGGATTTTGATTGAAAGAAAAGTTAATCAAACGAGAAATAATTTAATTATTGGTGTGGGTTTAAATGTTGCCATGTCCTTAAATGATAATGTGGAGATTGAAACCCCCTGGGTTGACTTAATATCTATTAAACCTGATTGGCAGTTATCAAGAAATGAGCTTGCAGCAGAGCTAATATCTTCATTTTTGAAAACCTTGGCAAAGCTCGAAGAAAACCAATTGTGTGATTTAAATAATAAGTGGCGACAATACGATATGTTGATGAATAAAAAAATCGAGTTTCTTCATAAAGAAAAAATTAATATAGGATGTGTAAAAGGAATAAACAATCTGGGTCAGATTGTTCTAGATATTAATGGTAAGTTTGAGCATATGCATAGCACATATATAAGTGAAATCAAGCCAATTGGAAACTCATAG
- the tuf gene encoding elongation factor Tu, whose translation MSKEKFERNKPHVNVGTIGHVDHGKTTLTAALTKVMAEAQGGEFKAYDQIDNAPEERERGITIATAHVEYESTNRHYAHVDCPGHADYVKNMITGAAQMDGAILVCSAADGPMPQTREHILLARQVGVPYILVYMNKADQVDDAELLELVEMEIRDLLSTYEFPGDDTPIVIGSALKALEGDTSDIGVPSIIKLVEEMDAFIPEPVRAIEGDYLMPVEDVFSISGRGTVVTGRIERGVVNVGDEIEIVGIKETAKTTCTGVEMFRKLLDRGEAGDNVGVLLRGTKREEVERGQVLCKPGSINPHTKFEAEIYILSKEEGGRHTPFFNGYRPQFYFRTTDVTGACELPAGTEMVMPGDNVQMTVTMIAPIAMDEGLRFAIREGGRTVGAGVVAKIIE comes from the coding sequence ATGTCGAAAGAGAAGTTTGAGCGTAATAAGCCGCATGTGAATGTGGGCACGATCGGTCACGTAGACCATGGCAAGACCACCTTAACGGCGGCGTTAACTAAAGTGATGGCCGAGGCCCAAGGTGGCGAATTCAAAGCCTATGATCAGATTGACAATGCTCCGGAAGAGCGCGAGCGCGGCATCACCATTGCAACGGCTCACGTAGAATACGAAAGCACGAATCGCCACTATGCACACGTAGATTGTCCGGGACACGCGGATTACGTAAAGAACATGATTACCGGTGCAGCGCAAATGGACGGAGCGATTTTGGTATGCAGTGCTGCCGACGGCCCGATGCCACAAACGCGTGAGCACATCCTTCTTGCACGACAAGTCGGTGTACCGTACATCCTGGTATACATGAACAAAGCCGATCAAGTGGATGACGCCGAATTACTTGAATTAGTAGAAATGGAAATCCGAGATCTACTCTCTACCTACGAATTCCCAGGCGACGACACTCCGATTGTGATCGGATCAGCGCTTAAGGCCCTAGAAGGCGACACCTCCGATATCGGTGTACCGTCGATTATCAAACTCGTAGAAGAAATGGATGCTTTCATTCCAGAACCAGTGCGTGCGATCGAAGGTGACTACCTCATGCCGGTGGAAGACGTATTCTCCATCTCAGGACGTGGCACCGTAGTAACCGGTCGTATTGAGCGTGGTGTAGTGAATGTAGGGGATGAAATTGAGATTGTAGGCATCAAAGAGACCGCCAAGACCACCTGTACCGGCGTGGAAATGTTCCGCAAACTACTGGATCGTGGAGAAGCGGGTGACAACGTAGGGGTATTACTACGTGGCACCAAGCGTGAAGAAGTGGAACGCGGGCAAGTGCTGTGTAAGCCTGGTAGCATCAATCCTCACACCAAATTCGAAGCGGAAATCTACATTTTGAGCAAAGAAGAAGGTGGGCGTCATACCCCATTCTTCAACGGCTATCGTCCCCAGTTCTACTTCAGAACTACCGACGTGACCGGCGCATGTGAACTTCCTGCAGGGACCGAGATGGTCATGCCGGGTGATAACGTACAAATGACCGTGACCATGATTGCCCCGATTGCGATGGACGAAGGCTTACGCTTTGCGATCCGTGAAGGTGGGCGTACCGTAGGTGCTGGTGTCGTGGCCAAAATTATTGAGTAA
- the rplA gene encoding 50S ribosomal protein L1: MAKEGKNLRAAREKVELEKSYMPTEGISLVKECATAKFNESVDVSINLGVDPRKSEQNVRGSTVLPNGTGKTVRVAVFAEGAQADAAKAAGADLVGLEDLAEQVKKGEMDFDIAIAAPDAMRVVGQLGQILGPRGLMPNPKVGTVSADVATAVKNAKAGQVQFKTEKGGVVHCSIGSVQFEVQKLEENLKALIADLVKAKPSSAKGVYIKKVVISSTMGVGVTLDQTALA; the protein is encoded by the coding sequence ATGGCAAAAGAAGGAAAAAATTTACGCGCTGCGCGCGAAAAAGTTGAATTGGAAAAGTCTTACATGCCGACTGAAGGCATTAGCTTAGTCAAAGAATGCGCAACTGCAAAATTTAATGAGTCTGTTGATGTAAGTATAAACCTTGGTGTTGACCCTAGAAAATCTGAACAAAACGTTAGAGGATCAACAGTATTGCCGAATGGCACAGGTAAAACAGTTCGTGTCGCAGTGTTTGCGGAAGGTGCTCAAGCGGATGCAGCGAAAGCTGCGGGTGCAGATCTAGTGGGTTTAGAAGATTTAGCAGAGCAAGTTAAAAAAGGTGAGATGGATTTTGATATTGCTATAGCGGCACCGGATGCGATGCGTGTTGTGGGCCAATTAGGGCAGATTCTCGGCCCGCGTGGCTTAATGCCTAACCCTAAAGTAGGCACTGTATCTGCGGATGTTGCCACGGCGGTAAAGAACGCTAAAGCGGGTCAAGTGCAGTTTAAAACCGAGAAAGGCGGAGTTGTGCATTGCTCTATAGGTAGTGTGCAATTTGAAGTACAGAAACTTGAAGAGAACCTAAAAGCCTTAATTGCAGATTTAGTAAAAGCCAAACCATCTTCTGCTAAAGGTGTATACATTAAGAAAGTTGTGATCTCATCTACCATGGGTGTAGGCGTGACCTTAGATCAAACAGCTTTGGCATAG
- the secE gene encoding preprotein translocase subunit SecE, which translates to MTGKAEATTAGGMDVFKLVIAAAIVLAGLAAFYVYVDYPLLYRVLGIVAAVLVAAIIAFTTERGRTLASFMKDARTEVRKMVWPTRGETLQTTLVVFVVVILLALFLWIIDRILTALIQYVI; encoded by the coding sequence ATGACTGGAAAAGCTGAAGCAACAACTGCAGGCGGCATGGATGTCTTTAAGCTGGTAATTGCTGCTGCAATTGTACTGGCAGGTCTAGCGGCATTTTATGTGTACGTAGATTATCCGTTGTTATATCGGGTACTAGGAATAGTGGCTGCTGTATTAGTTGCAGCGATAATTGCGTTTACAACTGAGCGTGGCCGAACACTAGCAAGTTTTATGAAAGATGCGCGTACTGAGGTACGCAAAATGGTTTGGCCAACGAGAGGTGAGACCTTGCAAACTACTCTTGTGGTATTTGTAGTAGTCATTCTTTTGGCGCTATTTTTATGGATCATTGATCGCATATTAACGGCTTTAATACAGTACGTAATCTGA
- a CDS encoding type III pantothenate kinase, with product MVKLLLDLGNSRCKFAIVENGRLEQNDTHNYGPFGKLYSVKSLCDQYSDASEVIISSVLSAEMNSQIKDTLLNDSVKNIYFLDPTENSFGISLAYADASTLGVDRVAALIAVNEKYSGNNCIVDCGTAVTIDALDAKGVHQGGVILPGIESMRKTLMENTKIEITNTEEAEFNVFSKTTGSAIRAGCISAVVGGIEYVVNRMVSDYDGFDQVVLTGGDAEFIESYLSLPVKFDESLVLDGLKVVSQNI from the coding sequence ATAGTGAAATTATTATTAGATTTAGGTAATAGTCGTTGTAAATTTGCCATTGTTGAAAATGGCAGACTGGAACAAAACGACACACATAACTATGGGCCATTTGGAAAACTCTATAGTGTTAAGTCTTTATGTGATCAATATAGTGATGCTAGTGAAGTCATTATTAGCTCGGTGCTTAGTGCAGAAATGAATTCGCAAATTAAAGACACCCTATTAAATGATAGTGTGAAGAATATTTATTTTCTAGATCCTACAGAAAATAGCTTTGGTATAAGCCTTGCGTATGCAGATGCAAGTACATTGGGTGTGGATCGTGTTGCAGCGTTGATTGCCGTAAATGAAAAGTATTCTGGAAATAACTGTATTGTAGATTGTGGCACAGCGGTAACGATTGATGCTTTAGATGCTAAAGGGGTTCATCAAGGTGGGGTGATATTGCCAGGCATAGAAAGTATGAGAAAGACACTGATGGAAAATACTAAAATAGAAATTACTAACACGGAAGAGGCGGAATTTAATGTGTTTTCCAAGACTACGGGGAGTGCAATTCGCGCTGGTTGTATAAGTGCTGTTGTCGGTGGTATTGAGTATGTTGTAAATAGAATGGTGTCAGATTACGATGGTTTTGATCAGGTTGTGTTGACGGGTGGTGATGCTGAATTTATAGAGTCATATCTTTCTCTGCCTGTGAAATTTGATGAATCACTCGTGCTGGATGGCCTGAAAGTTGTATCACAAAATATTTAA
- the rplL gene encoding 50S ribosomal protein L7/L12 gives MAVSKEDILETISEMSVMEVVDLISAMEEKFGVSAAAAVAAAPAAGGDAGAAAEEKTEFDVVMSSFGGNKVAVIKVVRAVTGLGLKEAKEMVEGAPSTVKEAATKDEAEDIKKQLEEAGAAVELK, from the coding sequence ATGGCTGTTTCAAAAGAAGACATACTTGAGACGATTTCAGAAATGAGCGTAATGGAAGTGGTAGATCTAATCTCTGCTATGGAAGAAAAGTTTGGTGTATCTGCAGCAGCAGCTGTAGCAGCAGCACCTGCAGCTGGCGGTGACGCCGGTGCAGCAGCAGAAGAGAAGACTGAGTTTGATGTTGTAATGAGTAGTTTTGGTGGCAACAAAGTTGCTGTCATTAAAGTCGTTCGTGCAGTTACTGGTCTTGGCTTGAAAGAAGCAAAAGAAATGGTAGAAGGTGCGCCTTCAACTGTTAAGGAAGCAGCAACGAAAGACGAAGCTGAAGATATCAAAAAGCAATTGGAAGAGGCTGGCGCAGCTGTAGAGCTCAAGTAG
- the rplJ gene encoding 50S ribosomal protein L10: protein MALQLEQKQAIVSEVSQVAADAHSAIAAEYRGLTVGELTELRAKARETGVYLKVVKNTLAKRALEGTPYECMRDGLVGPLVLAFSQEDPGSAARLVKDFAKQNDLLAVKMISIGGELLDVSELTKLSSLPTKDQAISLLMAVMKAPVEKFVRTLNEPHGKLVRTIAAVRDQKQSAD, encoded by the coding sequence GTGGCCTTACAACTTGAACAAAAGCAGGCGATCGTATCCGAAGTCTCGCAAGTTGCAGCTGATGCGCATTCTGCTATCGCAGCAGAATACCGTGGACTAACCGTTGGTGAACTAACTGAATTGCGTGCTAAGGCGCGTGAAACAGGCGTTTATCTAAAAGTCGTAAAAAACACTCTAGCCAAACGTGCCTTAGAAGGTACGCCATATGAGTGTATGCGCGATGGTTTGGTTGGTCCGCTAGTGTTGGCGTTTTCGCAAGAAGACCCCGGTTCTGCGGCAAGACTTGTGAAAGATTTTGCGAAACAAAACGATTTGCTTGCGGTAAAGATGATCTCCATTGGTGGAGAGTTATTAGATGTTTCAGAACTAACGAAGTTATCTAGCTTACCAACTAAAGATCAGGCAATTAGTTTGCTTATGGCTGTTATGAAAGCGCCAGTTGAGAAATTTGTGCGTACTCTTAATGAGCCGCATGGAAAACTGGTTCGGACTATTGCTGCGGTGAGAGATCAAAAGCAATCTGCTGATTAA